The Saccharopolyspora gregorii genomic interval TCCGACATCGCCGACGAGTACTACTTCTCCTTCCTGCTCGACCGCGCCAACCGGAACTTCCTGGCGATGGCCTCGGTCGAGGGTGGGATGGAGATCGAGGAAGTCGCCGCGACCAAGCCCGAGGCGCTGGCGCGCATCGCGGTCGACCCGATCCAGGGCGTGGACGCCACCAAGGCCCGCGAGATCGTCGAGGCCGCGAAGTTCCCGGCCGAGGTCGCCGACCAGGTCGTCGACGTGATCGTCAAGCTGTGGGAGACCTTCGTTTCGGAGGACGCCACGCTCGTCGAGATCAACCCGCTGGTCAAGGACCCGCAGGGCAAGATCATCGCGCTGGACGGCAAGGTCACGCTGGACGAGAACGCCGCGTTCCGGCAGCCGAAGCAGGCCGAGCTGGTCGACGCCGAGGCGGAGGACCCGCTGGAGGCGAAGGCCAAGGCCAAGGGCCTCAACTACGTCAAGCTCGACGGCGAGGTCGGCATCATCGGCAACGGCGCGGGCCTGGTCATGTCCACGCTGGACGTGGTGGCCTACGCGGGCGAGGCGCACTCGAACGTGAAGCCGGCCAACTTCCTGGACATCGGCGGCGGCGCGTCCGCGGAGGTCATGGCGGCCGGGCTGGACGTCATCCTCGGCGACAACGACGTGAAGTCGGTGTTCGTCAACGTCTTCGGCGGGATCACCGCCTGCGACGCCGTGGCCAACGGCATCGTGCAGGCGCTGAAGATCCTGGGTGACGACGCGACCAAGCCGCTGGTCGTCCGGCTCGACGGCAACAACGTCGAGGAAGGCCGGCGCATCCTGGCCGAGGCGAACCACCCGCTGGTCACCTTGGTCGACACGATGGACGGCGCGGCCGACAAGGCCGCCGAACTTGCTGCTGCGGGGGCGTGACCCATGGCCATCTTCCTCAACGAGAACAGCAAGGTCATCGTCCA includes:
- the sucC gene encoding ADP-forming succinate--CoA ligase subunit beta, whose translation is MDLYEYQAKELFASHGVPTLPGSVATNPEEAKAAADELGGPVVVKAQVKTGGRGKAGGVKLAETPDEAQTKAEAILGLDIKGHVTRRVLITTASDIADEYYFSFLLDRANRNFLAMASVEGGMEIEEVAATKPEALARIAVDPIQGVDATKAREIVEAAKFPAEVADQVVDVIVKLWETFVSEDATLVEINPLVKDPQGKIIALDGKVTLDENAAFRQPKQAELVDAEAEDPLEAKAKAKGLNYVKLDGEVGIIGNGAGLVMSTLDVVAYAGEAHSNVKPANFLDIGGGASAEVMAAGLDVILGDNDVKSVFVNVFGGITACDAVANGIVQALKILGDDATKPLVVRLDGNNVEEGRRILAEANHPLVTLVDTMDGAADKAAELAAAGA